The following proteins are encoded in a genomic region of Desulfosporosinus youngiae DSM 17734:
- a CDS encoding ImmA/IrrE family metallo-endopeptidase, protein MDIKEKVDKLTRRYHTNEPFEIAERKNIPIIIEPLGDIWGYCHSYKRMQIIHLNSELDYIDQRFSCAHELAHIILHPRINTGFLRMHTFFSVERIEREANCFAVELLIPDSMIRSYEHISRSIYEMASICGVPEELADLKKIENQRTKFFYPFP, encoded by the coding sequence ATGGATATTAAAGAAAAAGTGGACAAGCTTACACGCAGATACCATACAAATGAGCCGTTTGAAATTGCTGAACGCAAAAATATCCCCATCATCATCGAACCATTAGGCGATATCTGGGGGTATTGCCATAGTTACAAGCGAATGCAAATCATTCACCTTAACAGCGAATTGGATTATATTGATCAGCGTTTCAGCTGCGCTCATGAATTAGCACATATTATCCTTCACCCAAGGATTAATACTGGTTTCCTCCGGATGCATACCTTCTTTTCCGTCGAGCGAATCGAACGAGAGGCCAATTGCTTTGCGGTAGAATTACTTATACCAGACTCGATGATCAGATCCTATGAGCACATATCCCGATCCATCTATGAGATGGCCTCAATTTGCGGGGTGCCAGAGGAACTGGCAGATTTGAAAAAGATTGAGAATCAGCGCACTAAATTTTTTTACCCTTTTCCCTGA
- a CDS encoding IS1634 family transposase encodes MKLYYDKRSKDPIYYVQQGFRNGKKTTTKNVAKIGKHSDLLKITSDPLTYAKEQIQKYNDERKNNKVSMEVVIDFDETIKSSNDLVSSSNQVNIGYFILQKIYHDLKLNTFFKHVTSDSKMTFDPNLVNRFLTYARILEPDSKLGTYDHLHRYYERPAFDYVHILRTMDILEQHYDDYIAHLFKHSHDIVPRDTSVCYFDCSNYYFEIEGDDDDYIDEVTGEILKGLRKYGPSKEHRPNPIVEMGLFMDSRGIPISMCINSGSDNEQTCAIPLETKMAQMLDGKKFIYCADAGLGSMNIRKFNSMGGRSFIVTQSIKELSDTLKKAVFNDYDYRLLSNDQPVTLEEMKTFDKKDERNLERYNNRAYKMVEADKAIDLGFYDEKVLKNGKIKKVKSKAIVKQKLIITFSRKMMEYQRYIRNKQIARAKKILTSNDPESIKKGPHDVTRFIKRTSRSTSGDNVTDFYSIDQSVIEEEEKYDGYYAIATNLDDDAKTIIDISFKRYKIEDCFRIMKTNLSARPVHHRNRERIIAHFMICYTALLIYRLLEAKLDDYGTHFTTDNIIETLKNMEVVNVQDMYYQSTYNGSQACTALNAVFALALDKKFYQPKELNKKLKNFTIGISIQHFTNTKKRL; translated from the coding sequence ATGAAATTATATTATGACAAACGCTCAAAAGATCCTATTTACTATGTCCAACAAGGCTTTAGAAATGGAAAAAAAACAACCACAAAAAATGTTGCTAAAATTGGGAAACATTCTGATCTCTTGAAAATTACAAGTGATCCTCTAACTTATGCAAAGGAACAGATACAGAAGTATAACGATGAACGGAAGAACAACAAGGTCTCAATGGAGGTGGTTATCGATTTTGATGAAACGATCAAATCAAGCAATGACCTTGTCTCTTCAAGTAACCAGGTGAACATAGGGTACTTTATTCTGCAGAAGATATACCACGATCTTAAACTAAACACCTTTTTCAAGCACGTTACTTCCGATTCAAAGATGACCTTTGATCCGAACCTCGTCAACCGCTTTTTGACCTATGCAAGAATTCTTGAACCAGATTCAAAGCTCGGTACCTATGACCATCTTCACAGGTACTATGAACGTCCCGCTTTTGATTATGTCCACATACTTCGTACCATGGATATCCTTGAGCAGCATTATGATGACTATATCGCCCACTTATTTAAGCATAGCCATGACATTGTACCCCGTGACACTTCCGTCTGTTACTTTGACTGTTCCAATTACTATTTTGAAATTGAAGGCGATGATGACGACTATATTGACGAGGTGACCGGTGAGATCTTAAAAGGCTTGCGGAAATACGGCCCTTCAAAAGAGCACAGGCCCAATCCTATTGTAGAAATGGGGCTGTTCATGGATTCTCGTGGTATCCCGATTTCCATGTGTATCAACTCCGGTTCGGACAATGAACAAACCTGTGCTATTCCCCTTGAAACGAAAATGGCCCAGATGTTGGATGGCAAAAAATTTATTTACTGTGCCGATGCAGGCCTGGGCTCAATGAATATTCGGAAATTCAATTCCATGGGAGGACGATCCTTCATTGTGACCCAGTCCATCAAAGAGTTGTCAGACACGCTTAAAAAAGCGGTTTTTAATGATTATGACTATCGGCTTCTATCCAATGACCAACCCGTCACCCTTGAAGAAATGAAGACATTTGATAAGAAGGATGAACGAAATCTGGAACGATATAACAATCGTGCTTATAAAATGGTGGAAGCAGATAAGGCGATCGATCTTGGATTCTATGACGAGAAGGTCTTGAAAAATGGCAAGATAAAAAAAGTCAAATCCAAAGCGATTGTAAAACAGAAGCTTATCATCACCTTTTCAAGGAAAATGATGGAATACCAACGATATATAAGAAACAAACAGATCGCACGGGCAAAAAAGATTCTAACCAGCAACGATCCTGAATCCATAAAAAAAGGTCCCCATGATGTTACGCGTTTCATTAAAAGAACCTCACGATCAACATCCGGAGATAACGTTACAGACTTCTACTCGATTGACCAGAGTGTCATTGAGGAAGAAGAAAAATACGATGGCTATTATGCTATAGCCACCAATCTAGATGACGATGCTAAAACCATTATTGATATAAGTTTTAAACGATACAAGATCGAAGACTGCTTCAGAATCATGAAAACAAACCTCTCAGCTCGCCCCGTTCATCACCGCAACAGAGAAAGAATCATCGCTCACTTTATGATCTGCTATACGGCTCTCCTTATTTATCGACTTCTCGAGGCAAAGCTTGATGATTATGGAACGCACTTCACCACAGACAACATCATTGAAACACTAAAGAACATGGAAGTCGTCAACGTGCAGGATATGTATTATCAATCAACCTACAATGGATCTCAGGCATGTACTGCCTTAAATGCTGTGTTTGCTCTTGCATTAGACAAAAAGTTTTACCAACCTAAAGAACTCAATAAAAAATTAAAAAATTTTACCATAGGCATTTCCATACAACATTTTACGAACACAAAAAAGAGACTGTAA
- the smpB gene encoding SsrA-binding protein SmpB, which produces MPSGGIKVISENRKAFHDYYIEDRVEAGIILTGTEIKSIRNGRVNLKDSYARLDNGEVWVHQMHISPYEQGNRFNHDPLRPRKLLLHRSEINKLIGKIQQQGLTLIPIKIYLKKGMAKVELAVGQGKKNYDKRQALAEREGKRDIERALRDRNKAY; this is translated from the coding sequence ATGCCTTCTGGAGGGATCAAAGTAATTTCCGAAAATCGAAAAGCCTTCCACGATTATTATATCGAAGATAGAGTGGAGGCAGGGATCATTCTTACCGGAACAGAGATTAAATCCATTCGTAACGGGCGAGTGAATTTAAAAGATAGTTATGCACGTTTGGACAATGGAGAAGTTTGGGTTCACCAGATGCATATCAGCCCTTATGAACAGGGAAACCGCTTCAATCATGATCCGCTTCGGCCACGCAAACTGTTGCTTCACCGTTCTGAAATAAATAAGTTAATTGGTAAAATTCAGCAGCAAGGATTAACCTTGATCCCGATTAAGATTTATCTGAAGAAAGGAATGGCAAAAGTCGAATTGGCGGTTGGTCAAGGAAAGAAAAATTATGACAAACGTCAGGCTCTTGCTGAACGTGAAGGTAAACGTGATATAGAGCGGGCGCTGAGAGATCGCAATAAAGCCTACTAA
- a CDS encoding HDIG domain-containing metalloprotein encodes MTREEAYAELTKYVDNKNLLKHMISTEVVLIRLAKHFDQDPDLWGMAGLLHDIDYEDTKEQPEVHSLKGAEILEKMGFPDELVYAVKVHNERHGLPRNSLLDKALYATDPMTGLVVAGALIRPDKKLAGVDVPFLRKKFDQKAFAKGANRQQILSCSELGLTLEEFLGFGLEAMQGISEALEL; translated from the coding sequence ATGACAAGGGAAGAAGCTTATGCTGAATTAACGAAGTATGTAGATAATAAAAACTTGCTGAAACATATGATTTCAACAGAAGTAGTCCTGATTCGTTTGGCTAAGCATTTTGATCAGGACCCGGATTTGTGGGGGATGGCAGGGCTTCTCCATGACATCGATTATGAGGATACAAAGGAACAGCCCGAGGTACACTCCCTTAAAGGGGCTGAAATTTTAGAGAAAATGGGGTTTCCGGACGAGCTTGTCTATGCTGTGAAAGTTCATAATGAACGACATGGCCTTCCGCGTAACTCGTTATTAGATAAGGCTCTCTATGCAACTGATCCTATGACGGGCCTCGTTGTCGCCGGTGCGCTGATCAGGCCGGATAAAAAGCTGGCAGGTGTGGATGTTCCCTTCCTGCGCAAGAAGTTCGATCAGAAAGCATTTGCCAAGGGTGCCAATCGGCAGCAGATTCTCAGCTGCAGCGAACTAGGACTTACCTTGGAGGAGTTCCTGGGATTTGGTCTGGAAGCGATGCAGGGGATATCGGAGGCCTTGGAATTATAG
- a CDS encoding alpha/beta hydrolase — MKLQRRLVEPFHFPGNRVGCLLIHGFSGSPSEMRLLGEGLAKFGWTVLGILLSGHGTTPEEMAKKGWEDWARDAEGGVRKLRESCNTVVGIGLSMGGLLTLHLATLGLIDGLISMNAPMVLADRRTRFARLVRPFIKFVGKSTSDQAALESKSQPITERFVYDRIPVDGLVSLNRGIRQVRSKLHLINCPALLMQSRKDFTVNPSSVQIIRKKIEQVNPEVIYWENSGHILTLGPEREEVTLKVHDFLRQSAAKGVL; from the coding sequence ATGAAACTGCAAAGACGGTTAGTCGAGCCCTTTCATTTTCCTGGAAACCGTGTTGGGTGTTTACTCATTCATGGTTTTTCGGGATCTCCCTCGGAAATGCGCCTGTTGGGTGAAGGCTTGGCCAAGTTTGGCTGGACAGTCCTTGGGATACTTCTCTCAGGACATGGAACAACTCCTGAAGAAATGGCAAAAAAGGGTTGGGAAGATTGGGCAAGAGACGCAGAAGGCGGTGTGAGAAAACTAAGGGAGTCCTGCAACACAGTGGTTGGGATTGGACTGTCTATGGGAGGTCTTTTGACCCTTCATCTGGCGACTCTCGGTTTAATCGATGGGTTAATCTCTATGAACGCGCCGATGGTGCTTGCTGATCGAAGAACTCGCTTTGCCCGACTAGTCAGACCGTTTATAAAGTTTGTTGGTAAGTCAACCTCTGATCAGGCAGCATTAGAATCCAAATCACAACCAATAACCGAGCGGTTTGTTTATGACCGGATACCAGTGGATGGCCTGGTTTCATTGAACAGGGGAATTCGTCAGGTACGCAGTAAACTTCATTTGATTAATTGCCCGGCATTATTGATGCAAAGTAGGAAGGATTTCACAGTGAATCCAAGCAGTGTTCAAATTATCAGGAAGAAAATCGAGCAGGTTAACCCCGAAGTTATCTATTGGGAAAACTCTGGGCACATTTTAACACTTGGTCCAGAGCGGGAAGAGGTCACACTTAAAGTTCATGATTTTCTCCGGCAGTCTGCGGCGAAGGGAGTCTTATAG
- the secG gene encoding preprotein translocase subunit SecG, which yields MQIALVILLILSSLGLVATVLLQSGRSAGLSGAITGAGEAIFGKKKGMDELFAKLTGVLAGVFLLSSLGLAMLG from the coding sequence TTGCAAATTGCGTTAGTCATTCTTTTAATCCTCAGTTCATTAGGACTTGTTGCGACTGTGTTACTGCAGTCCGGCAGAAGTGCAGGATTATCAGGAGCTATTACCGGCGCTGGCGAGGCCATCTTTGGTAAAAAGAAGGGTATGGATGAATTATTCGCCAAACTCACGGGGGTTTTAGCGGGTGTCTTTTTGCTGAGTTCCTTGGGTCTAGCTATGCTTGGCTAA
- a CDS encoding IS1634 family transposase, which produces MKLYYDKRSKDPIYYVQQGFRNGKKTTTKNVAKIGKHSDLLKITSDPLTYAKEQIQKYNDERKNNKVSMEVVIDFDETIKSSNDLVSSSNQVNIGYFILQKIYHDLKLNTFFKHVTSDSKMTFDPNLVNRFLTYARILEPDSKLGTYDHLHRYYERPAFDYVHILRTMDILEQHYDDYIAHLFKHSHDIVPRDTSVCYFDCSNYYFEIEGDDDDYIDEVTGEILKGLRKYGPSKEHRPNPIVEMGLFMDSRGIPISMCINSGSDNEQTCAIPLETKMAQMLDGKKFIYCADAGLGSMNIRKFNSMGGRSFIVTQSIKELSDTLKKAVFNDYDYRLLSNDQPVTLEEMKTFDKKDERNLERYNNRAYKMVEADKAIDLGFYDEKVLKNGKIKKVKSKAIVKQKLIITFSRKMMEYQRYIRNKQIARAKKILTSNDPESIKKGPHDVTRFIKRTSRSTSGDNVTDFYSIDQSVIEEEEKYDGYYAIATNLDDDAKTIIDISFKRYKIEDCFRIMKTNLSARPVHHRNRERIIAHFMICYTALLIYRLLEAKLDDYGTHFTTDNIIETLKNMEVVNVQDMYYQSTYNGSQACTALNAVFALALDKKFYQPKELNKKIKKILP; this is translated from the coding sequence ATGAAATTATATTATGACAAACGCTCAAAAGATCCTATTTACTATGTCCAACAAGGCTTTAGAAATGGAAAAAAAACAACCACAAAAAATGTTGCTAAAATTGGGAAACATTCTGATCTCTTGAAAATTACAAGTGATCCTCTAACTTATGCAAAGGAACAGATACAGAAGTATAACGATGAACGGAAGAACAACAAGGTCTCAATGGAGGTGGTTATCGATTTTGATGAAACGATCAAATCAAGCAATGACCTTGTCTCTTCAAGTAACCAGGTGAACATAGGGTACTTTATTCTGCAGAAGATATACCACGATCTTAAACTAAACACCTTTTTCAAGCACGTTACTTCCGATTCAAAGATGACCTTTGATCCGAACCTCGTCAACCGCTTTTTGACCTATGCAAGAATTCTTGAACCAGATTCAAAGCTCGGTACCTATGACCATCTTCACAGGTACTATGAACGTCCCGCTTTTGATTATGTCCACATACTTCGTACCATGGATATCCTTGAGCAGCATTATGATGACTATATCGCCCACTTATTTAAGCATAGCCATGACATTGTACCCCGTGACACTTCCGTCTGTTACTTTGACTGTTCCAATTACTATTTTGAAATTGAAGGCGATGATGACGACTATATTGACGAGGTGACCGGTGAGATCTTAAAAGGCTTGCGGAAATACGGCCCTTCAAAAGAGCACAGGCCCAATCCTATTGTAGAAATGGGGCTGTTCATGGATTCTCGTGGTATCCCGATTTCCATGTGTATCAACTCCGGTTCGGACAATGAACAAACCTGTGCTATTCCCCTTGAAACGAAAATGGCCCAGATGTTGGATGGCAAAAAATTTATTTACTGTGCCGATGCAGGCCTGGGCTCAATGAATATTCGGAAATTCAATTCCATGGGAGGACGATCCTTCATTGTGACCCAGTCCATCAAAGAGTTGTCAGACACGCTTAAAAAAGCGGTTTTTAATGATTATGACTATCGGCTTCTATCCAATGACCAACCCGTCACCCTTGAAGAAATGAAGACATTTGATAAGAAGGATGAACGAAATCTGGAACGATATAACAATCGTGCTTATAAAATGGTGGAAGCAGATAAGGCGATCGATCTTGGATTCTATGACGAGAAGGTCTTGAAAAATGGCAAGATAAAAAAAGTCAAATCCAAAGCGATTGTAAAACAGAAGCTTATCATCACCTTTTCAAGGAAAATGATGGAATACCAACGATATATAAGAAACAAACAGATCGCACGGGCAAAAAAGATTCTAACCAGCAACGATCCTGAATCCATAAAAAAAGGTCCCCATGATGTTACGCGTTTCATTAAAAGAACCTCACGATCAACATCCGGAGATAACGTTACAGACTTCTACTCGATTGACCAGAGTGTCATTGAGGAAGAAGAAAAATACGATGGCTATTATGCTATAGCCACCAATCTAGATGACGATGCTAAAACCATTATTGATATAAGTTTTAAACGATACAAGATCGAAGACTGCTTCAGAATCATGAAAACAAACCTCTCAGCTCGCCCCGTTCATCACCGCAACAGAGAAAGAATCATCGCTCACTTTATGATCTGCTATACGGCTCTCCTTATTTATCGACTTCTCGAGGCAAAGCTTGATGATTATGGAACGCACTTCACCACAGACAACATCATTGAAACACTAAAGAACATGGAAGTCGTCAACGTGCAGGATATGTATTATCAATCAACCTACAATGGATCTCAGGCATGTACTGCCTTAAATGCTGTGTTTGCTCTTGCATTAGACAAAAAGTTTTACCAACCTAAAGAACTCAATAAAAAAATTAAAAAAATTTTACCATAG
- the eno gene encoding phosphopyruvate hydratase: MSFITDVYAREILDSRGNPTVEVDVVLTDGIIGRAAVPSGASTGAFEAVELRDKDETRYMGKGVLQAVENVNVTIGPEVEGLNPFDQPGLDRVLIELDGTENKGKLGANAILGVSLATAKAAAESLGIPLYQYLGGVNAKELPVPLMNILNGGKHADNNVDIQEFMIMPVGASSFAEALRMGTEVYHSLKAVLKEKSLATAIGDEGGFAPSLESNEDALLCIVDAIQRAGYQPGEDVALALDVAATELYENGTYNLAGEGLKKTSDEMIDYYEGLIDRYPILSIEDGLSEEDWEGWSNLTKRLGDRVQLIGDDLFVTNPVRLARGIKENCANSILIKPNQIGTLTETLDAIEMAKRAGYTSVVSHRSGETEDVTLAHIAVAVNAGMIKTGAPARTERVAKYNELLRIEEELGESAVYRGRKALAR, translated from the coding sequence ATGAGCTTTATTACAGATGTTTATGCACGCGAGATTCTGGATTCGAGGGGGAATCCAACCGTAGAAGTCGATGTCGTTCTTACCGATGGGATTATAGGGCGTGCGGCCGTTCCTTCAGGTGCTTCCACAGGAGCCTTTGAAGCAGTTGAACTCAGGGATAAAGATGAGACCCGTTATATGGGTAAAGGGGTTTTGCAGGCGGTTGAGAATGTCAATGTAACCATCGGCCCTGAAGTAGAGGGTTTGAATCCCTTTGACCAGCCCGGCTTAGATCGGGTTTTGATCGAGCTTGATGGAACGGAAAACAAGGGCAAACTAGGGGCCAATGCGATTCTCGGAGTATCTTTGGCAACAGCTAAAGCCGCGGCAGAATCGCTGGGTATTCCTCTTTATCAATATTTAGGAGGAGTAAATGCCAAAGAGCTCCCCGTGCCGCTGATGAATATCTTAAACGGCGGGAAACATGCCGATAACAATGTGGATATCCAAGAATTTATGATTATGCCCGTTGGAGCATCGAGCTTTGCTGAGGCTCTGCGCATGGGTACAGAAGTATACCATAGCCTGAAAGCGGTTCTTAAGGAAAAATCCCTTGCCACGGCAATCGGGGATGAAGGGGGGTTCGCCCCGAGCCTGGAGTCCAATGAAGATGCCTTGCTTTGTATCGTCGATGCCATTCAAAGGGCAGGGTATCAGCCGGGTGAAGATGTAGCGTTGGCCCTGGATGTGGCGGCGACGGAACTCTATGAAAATGGAACTTATAACTTAGCAGGGGAAGGGCTCAAGAAAACCTCGGATGAGATGATTGATTACTATGAGGGCTTGATCGACCGTTACCCCATTCTTTCCATTGAAGACGGTCTGTCGGAAGAGGACTGGGAAGGCTGGAGCAACCTGACTAAGCGCCTGGGAGACCGGGTTCAGCTGATTGGGGACGATTTATTTGTAACCAATCCAGTACGTTTAGCCCGTGGGATCAAGGAAAACTGTGCCAACTCAATTCTTATTAAGCCTAACCAAATCGGAACTCTGACTGAGACTCTGGATGCCATTGAAATGGCTAAGCGCGCAGGTTATACATCGGTCGTTTCTCATCGTTCCGGTGAGACGGAAGATGTTACCCTGGCTCATATTGCGGTAGCTGTTAATGCAGGCATGATTAAAACCGGCGCTCCGGCACGGACGGAGCGGGTTGCTAAGTATAACGAGCTGCTTAGAATTGAAGAAGAACTTGGAGAAAGCGCAGTGTATCGCGGCCGTAAGGCATTAGCCAGATAG
- the gpmI gene encoding 2,3-bisphosphoglycerate-independent phosphoglycerate mutase: MEVAKPLFLMILDGWGCRDISEGNAIAQAKIPNFQRLEKEYPYTTLQASGEAVGLPSGQMGNSEVGHLNMGAGRVVYQELTRIFKSIQDGRIFENSVLREGMEHARLHNKGLHLMGLLSDGGVHSHIEHLFALLEMAKSQGLQTVYVHVILDGRDVLPQSAKDYILQLEEKMNELGIGKIASVSGRYYVMDRDERWERLEKGYKAIVNGEGKHAAGALSAVEFSYDTRVTDEFVLPTVIDDQEGDPVGRVQEGDTVIFYNFRSDRAREITRAFVDEEFPGFERPDRPKVHFVCMTQYDETICASVAFPQQDLDNTLGEVLSDNGLKQLRIAETEKYAHVTFFFNGGLEEPYPKEERILIPSPKVATYNLQPEMSAGEITQTVLEQLRESDYDVIILNFANPDMVGHTGVFEATVKAVEAVDQCLGQIYEELQKMNGTLIVTADHGNAEEKIDPKTLFPITAHSCNCVPFILVDNRLKGQGLRSDGALCDVAPTVLKLLQIPVPKEMTGKSLLEA; the protein is encoded by the coding sequence ATGGAGGTTGCCAAACCACTTTTCCTGATGATTCTCGATGGCTGGGGTTGTCGGGACATTAGCGAAGGAAATGCCATTGCCCAAGCGAAGATACCCAACTTTCAACGTCTGGAAAAGGAATACCCTTACACCACTCTTCAGGCATCGGGTGAGGCTGTGGGATTGCCGAGCGGCCAAATGGGAAATTCAGAAGTCGGGCACCTGAATATGGGAGCGGGGCGGGTCGTTTATCAGGAGTTGACTCGTATCTTTAAGTCGATTCAAGACGGCAGGATATTTGAGAACTCCGTCCTGCGCGAGGGAATGGAGCATGCCCGGCTACATAATAAAGGACTTCATCTGATGGGCTTACTCTCGGATGGAGGGGTTCATTCTCATATCGAGCACTTATTTGCTCTGTTGGAGATGGCTAAAAGCCAGGGGTTACAAACGGTGTATGTCCACGTTATTCTCGATGGCCGAGACGTCTTGCCTCAGAGTGCCAAAGATTACATTCTTCAACTCGAAGAAAAAATGAACGAGCTGGGCATAGGGAAAATTGCCTCAGTCAGCGGCAGATACTACGTTATGGACCGGGACGAACGCTGGGAGCGTTTAGAAAAAGGCTATAAGGCGATTGTCAATGGCGAAGGAAAGCATGCGGCCGGTGCGCTGTCAGCGGTGGAGTTTTCTTATGATACGCGGGTGACGGATGAATTCGTGCTGCCTACCGTGATTGATGATCAAGAAGGGGACCCAGTGGGCCGGGTTCAAGAAGGGGATACGGTTATTTTCTATAATTTCCGTTCTGATCGCGCACGGGAAATCACACGGGCCTTTGTCGACGAGGAATTCCCGGGATTTGAACGACCTGACCGGCCAAAGGTCCACTTTGTGTGTATGACTCAGTACGATGAAACGATTTGCGCCTCCGTGGCCTTTCCTCAGCAGGATTTAGACAACACGCTGGGCGAAGTGCTTTCAGATAACGGATTAAAGCAGCTGAGAATTGCCGAGACAGAAAAATATGCTCACGTAACTTTCTTCTTTAATGGCGGACTTGAAGAACCCTATCCTAAGGAGGAGCGAATCCTTATCCCTTCGCCAAAAGTCGCTACTTACAATCTGCAGCCAGAGATGAGCGCCGGGGAAATAACCCAAACCGTCCTCGAACAGCTTCGCGAATCAGACTATGATGTGATCATTCTGAACTTCGCCAACCCGGATATGGTAGGGCATACAGGTGTTTTTGAGGCAACTGTCAAAGCAGTGGAAGCGGTGGACCAGTGTCTGGGGCAGATTTATGAGGAGCTTCAGAAAATGAACGGCACTCTCATCGTAACTGCAGACCACGGGAATGCCGAAGAAAAGATAGATCCCAAAACATTGTTTCCCATAACAGCGCATTCGTGCAACTGTGTACCGTTTATCTTGGTCGATAATCGGTTAAAAGGGCAAGGATTGCGGAGCGATGGAGCGCTCTGTGATGTTGCGCCCACGGTTCTTAAATTGCTGCAGATTCCTGTACCCAAGGAAATGACGGGAAAATCCCTGTTGGAGGCTTAA
- the tpiA gene encoding triose-phosphate isomerase: MADRRPVIAGNWKMFKTVHEAEDYAVKFLDEVKDVTDIDIVLCAPFTALSALKNELEESIVHLGAQNMAWADQGAYTGEISAQMLLDVACTYVILGHSERREMFGETDEEIARKVQQALRAGLTPILCCGENLSLREEGKAVERVQGQVTRALAGLSADELSRIIIAYEPIWAIGTGKTASSKDAQEMCASIRATLTERMGMAAEKVPILYGGSVKAENIAELMTEPDVDGALVGGASLDPLQFAKLIKNAGPLAARVEGI; the protein is encoded by the coding sequence TTGGCTGATCGACGACCGGTTATCGCCGGCAATTGGAAAATGTTTAAAACAGTTCATGAAGCAGAGGACTATGCCGTGAAGTTCCTGGATGAGGTTAAAGATGTTACAGACATCGATATTGTCCTGTGTGCTCCATTTACAGCCCTTTCTGCTTTAAAAAATGAATTGGAAGAAAGTATTGTTCACCTGGGCGCTCAAAACATGGCCTGGGCGGACCAAGGTGCTTATACGGGTGAAATCTCGGCTCAGATGCTGCTGGATGTCGCTTGTACATATGTAATCCTCGGTCACTCAGAGCGGCGGGAGATGTTCGGGGAAACCGATGAGGAAATTGCCAGGAAGGTACAGCAGGCACTGAGGGCGGGATTAACCCCAATCCTTTGCTGCGGAGAGAACTTGAGCTTACGCGAAGAAGGGAAGGCTGTGGAGAGAGTCCAGGGGCAAGTGACCCGGGCACTTGCCGGCTTATCGGCGGACGAGTTAAGCCGGATAATCATTGCCTATGAACCCATCTGGGCGATTGGCACGGGGAAAACGGCATCCAGCAAAGATGCTCAGGAAATGTGCGCTTCGATTCGTGCCACTCTGACAGAACGTATGGGAATGGCTGCTGAGAAAGTACCCATACTCTATGGGGGAAGTGTCAAGGCAGAAAATATTGCCGAGCTGATGACGGAGCCGGATGTTGATGGGGCCCTGGTCGGAGGAGCCAGTCTTGATCCGCTGCAGTTTGCAAAGTTAATCAAAAACGCAGGTCCTCTGGCGGCCCGCGTAGAAGGGATATAG